In one Variovorax sp. V213 genomic region, the following are encoded:
- a CDS encoding Bug family tripartite tricarboxylate transporter substrate binding protein yields MPRFSRRTALNAALCAAAAGLFAPAAVLAQDYPVKTITIVVPFSAGGGVDAIARLLAEHLRTSLKQSVVIDNKPGASGMLGAAAVVKAAPDGYTLLMGSAGETAINPLVYKTRMQYQPAKDLAPITLVTRVPNVLVANTSLPVKNVEELVAYAKKNPGKLSYATSGVGNPQHLNGELFATLAGVALNHVPYKGSAGQLVDVAGGNVELSFVSMAGAAPFLKGGKVKALAVTSAKRASFAPDIPAISEYKPLATYSLENWFGLFAPAATPAPVVQKINAAVMQALSDPALIKRLQNQGGEPAPMTPEQFRDFIKAESAQYARIVESAKITPDN; encoded by the coding sequence ATGCCTCGCTTCTCCCGCCGTACCGCGCTGAACGCCGCCCTTTGCGCTGCCGCAGCCGGCCTGTTCGCGCCCGCTGCCGTCCTCGCACAGGACTATCCCGTCAAGACCATCACGATCGTGGTGCCGTTCTCGGCCGGCGGCGGGGTGGACGCCATCGCCCGCCTGCTGGCCGAACACTTGCGCACTTCGCTCAAGCAGTCGGTGGTGATCGACAACAAGCCCGGCGCCAGCGGCATGCTCGGTGCAGCGGCAGTAGTCAAGGCTGCACCCGACGGCTACACCTTGCTGATGGGCTCGGCCGGCGAAACCGCCATCAACCCGCTCGTCTACAAGACGCGCATGCAGTACCAGCCGGCCAAGGACCTGGCGCCGATCACGCTGGTGACGCGCGTCCCCAACGTGCTGGTGGCCAACACGTCGCTGCCGGTGAAGAACGTCGAGGAACTGGTCGCCTACGCCAAGAAGAACCCAGGCAAGTTGTCCTATGCCACCAGCGGCGTGGGCAACCCTCAGCACCTCAATGGCGAGCTGTTCGCAACGCTGGCCGGGGTGGCGCTCAATCACGTGCCCTACAAGGGCTCTGCAGGGCAACTGGTGGACGTCGCGGGCGGCAACGTCGAGCTGAGCTTCGTCAGCATGGCCGGCGCGGCGCCCTTCCTGAAAGGCGGCAAGGTCAAGGCGCTGGCCGTCACTTCGGCCAAGCGTGCCAGCTTCGCGCCGGACATCCCAGCCATCTCCGAGTACAAGCCGCTGGCCACCTACAGCCTGGAGAACTGGTTCGGTCTGTTCGCCCCGGCCGCCACGCCCGCGCCGGTGGTGCAGAAGATCAATGCCGCCGTCATGCAGGCGCTGAGTGATCCGGCGCTCATCAAGAGGCTGCAAAACCAGGGAGGCGAGCCGGCACCCATGACGCCCGAGCAATTCCGCGACTTCATCAAGGCCGAATCGGCGCAGTACGCCCGCATCGTCGAGAGCGCCAAGATCACCCCTGACAACTGA
- a CDS encoding Bug family tripartite tricarboxylate transporter substrate binding protein, translating to MQTPSLLSKRMLLGAGALVLAGVGLSPARAQDATTDYPAKAITIIVPFAAGGNTDVKTRLVAQQVSTLLGKPVIVDNKPGASGNIGIDLLNKAAPDGYTIAMGSFGPLAVNPWVYPKMNFDPKTLVPIILLEKSPLVLVTPIAKPYKTVADVVGTAKGKPGSLNIANAGPGGAHHMSAELFESAAGIDMVAVPYKGGGPASNALLAGEVDLMFEQTGAALPSIQAGKIRPLAVTSTKRLPALPDVPSFAELGLPQVTVSNWMGYVAPKGTPPAIVAKLHAAFVKAMAAPEVKDRILAQSNELGGGSPTDFGSFINAESAKWSKLVKERGIKIE from the coding sequence ATGCAAACCCCATCCCTCCTTTCGAAGCGCATGCTGCTCGGCGCCGGTGCACTCGTCCTCGCAGGCGTTGGCCTGAGCCCGGCGCGCGCACAGGACGCGACCACCGACTACCCCGCCAAGGCGATCACCATCATCGTCCCCTTTGCTGCGGGCGGAAATACCGACGTCAAGACGCGCCTGGTGGCGCAACAGGTGAGCACGCTTCTGGGCAAGCCAGTGATCGTCGACAACAAGCCGGGGGCCAGCGGCAACATCGGCATCGATTTGCTGAACAAGGCCGCGCCGGACGGCTACACCATCGCGATGGGCAGCTTCGGCCCACTCGCGGTCAACCCGTGGGTCTATCCGAAAATGAACTTCGATCCGAAAACCCTGGTGCCAATCATCCTGTTGGAGAAGAGCCCGCTGGTGCTGGTGACGCCGATTGCCAAGCCCTACAAGACGGTGGCCGACGTGGTAGGCACTGCCAAGGGCAAGCCCGGTTCTCTCAATATCGCCAACGCCGGCCCGGGCGGCGCGCATCACATGTCGGCCGAGCTGTTCGAGAGCGCCGCGGGCATCGACATGGTCGCTGTGCCCTATAAGGGCGGCGGCCCGGCTTCCAATGCACTGCTGGCGGGCGAGGTCGACCTGATGTTCGAGCAGACTGGCGCAGCGCTGCCCTCGATCCAGGCCGGCAAAATCCGTCCCCTGGCCGTCACGTCGACCAAGCGCCTGCCTGCGCTGCCTGATGTGCCCAGCTTCGCCGAGTTGGGGCTGCCGCAGGTCACGGTATCGAACTGGATGGGCTACGTCGCGCCCAAGGGCACGCCGCCCGCAATCGTCGCCAAGCTGCACGCTGCCTTTGTCAAGGCCATGGCCGCGCCCGAAGTCAAGGACCGCATCCTGGCGCAAAGCAACGAGCTCGGCGGCGGCTCACCCACGGACTTCGGGTCCTTCATCAACGCCGAGAGCGCCAAATGGTCGAAGCTGGTGAAGGAGCGGGGGATCAAGATCGAATAA